The Brachyspira sp. SAP_772 genome includes the window ATTTAGCATTTCTCTTATATATCGTTTATCTGTATTTTCATCAATTATATAAGCTAATCCATGTTCTTCACTAGAAGTCAAATACTCCCCGTCATAATAATATCCCATAAACCATAGCTCACCTTTCTTAATTAATACGCTGGTTTTTCCTGAAGTAAATTTAACATATTCATCATTTTCTTCTATAGAAACATTAACATTAGTTTTTTCATTAATATTGAAGTGAGGTCCTCTATCTAATTTACCATCATAATGTGTAGCTCTAACTTTAATAACATCTTCTAATGGGGAACTTATATTAATAGTTAATATACTAATATTCAAAGTGTCGGCTTTTTGTTTTATCAATATAGTTGGGGCAACTAATGTAAGGGAATTTCCATTGTTATGAATTTCATATACATGCCTTACTCTATTAAGTTTAATACCTTTTTTAATTTCCCACATTCCATCTAAAAATTTCATAATAATATCTCCTGAATTTATTTTTATTTTATTAATATTAAATTATTGTTATTATAATAATAATTATTATTTAACCCTTTACAGATCCTTCTAAAAGTCCTCCCACTATGTATTTTTGTAATAGTATAAATATTATTACAACAGGCAATACTAGTAAAACAGCATAAGCCATTATTCTATTCCATTGAGTTCCATAAACAGACATAAAATTATATATACCAGCAGTCATAGGTCTTAAATTTTCATTATTATTAAATGTCATAGAAAATATTAAATCATTCCATGCCATTATGAATGAAAATGAAGCTGAAGTTATTAAACCAGGTTTAGATATAGGTAAAAATATTTTTAGAAATATTTGCCACATAGTACAACCATCTATTTTTCCAGCTTCTTCTAATTCTTTAGGTGCTTTTATAAAAATAGTTCTCATTATTAAAATAGTAAATGGTATAGAAATAGTTGCTGTTGATAATATAGGCCCTAAATATGAATTAATAATTTTTAATTTTGTAAACATTATAAATAAAGGTGTTAAGATTAAAGAAGTTGGCAGCAATTGAGTTAAAAGAAACACTAATAATATAGATTTTTTAAATGGCACATTAAATCTTGCAAGTCCATAAGATGCAGGTATTGAGAGTATTAATGAAAGCATAGTAGAAAATAGTGCTATAATAAATGAGTTTAAAAAAGATCTCATTATATTAAAATTAACAAATTGATCTATATAACTTGAAAAATCTATTTTTTTAGGTAATAAAGTCATTGCACTAGAGAATATTTCTGATTCAGTTTTTAAAGAACTAAAAAATATTATAAGCAAAGGAAATAAAAAAATTATTGTTATTAATATTCC containing:
- a CDS encoding carbohydrate ABC transporter permease, whose amino-acid sequence is MKLRKELVREIILSIIGILITIIFLFPLLIIFFSSLKTESEIFSSAMTLLPKKIDFSSYIDQFVNFNIMRSFLNSFIIALFSTMLSLILSIPASYGLARFNVPFKKSILLVFLLTQLLPTSLILTPLFIMFTKLKIINSYLGPILSTATISIPFTILIMRTIFIKAPKELEEAGKIDGCTMWQIFLKIFLPISKPGLITSASFSFIMAWNDLIFSMTFNNNENLRPMTAGIYNFMSVYGTQWNRIMAYAVLLVLPVVIIFILLQKYIVGGLLEGSVKG